In Mycolicibacterium nivoides, the DNA window CGCTGCGCCGCTTGATTCCCCACCTCATCACTTCGGCTGCCGCAAACGTCCACACGCTATCTCCGTGACCTAGGACAACGGTGCGTTCGAAGCGCCGGAAGCTCCTCGGTGCGGCTGTCCAATTTGCGCACGCGGGCGCTGTGAGGCCCGCCTCGTCATAGGTCAGTTCTGCTGGAGAATCCGGCATGGAACGAATCGTACGAGCATGTCTAAATGGCAGGCCGCGACTCGAAACGCACGGGTCGACAACCGCGGTACGGCGCACCCGAGCAGCGCACAAGAAACTACTGTTTCGGCAGTTCGAGCTGGAACCCGTCGAGGATGGTCTTCTTGTCTTTCAGATAGGTCGGATTGTCAGGCTCGGCCGTCTGAACCGTGAGCGTCGCAGCGTAGAGCTTGTCGTTGTTTTTAGCGGCAACGATCAATGCGGTCGCCGGCCGGCCTTGGATTCTGTAGTCGGCAATCACTGCCGGCTGCCCGCAGTGCGTTGAGGGCGTTTGCGACTCGATCGTGCCCCCCACCTGAGCAACCCCGTTGAGCTCAGCGTCGAAGGCTTGCTGCGGCGTCTCCACCTTGCCGGTGAGATCTTCCAGCGTCACTCCGGCGTTTGGGGAGAAATCGTTGGCCCGCAAAGCGTCGTTGACGATGATGCCGCGGATTAGCTCCGAGTCCAGCTTCGTCGACCGCACCCATCCATCCGGTTGCGGGAGTGCCAGCTCGGGCTCTCCAGGTGCCTGAGACTTCAGCTTCAACAACGGCGCCGCGCTTTCAGCACACGCCCGCGGCTCATCATCGGAAGCCGGCACTGCCGACACCTCCGAAGTCTGCTGCGAGACCGCAACGGGATCACCATCGGACGCAGGAGGCGACGAACATCCCACCGCCGACAGACCTATCACCGAGACGAACAATGCCAGCTGACGAAACTTCCCCATAGACCCGCACCTCTCCTATTGAACGATCGGAATTCTGACGGCGCCAGTCCGAGCACACCCGCGGGTTCGCGCATGTCCCGGTCGGCAAACCAGAATCACCATCCATGCGCCGCCCCCGACACCAGTCCAACAATCGAGTTTGCTGCGACACAAGCAACAAGCTACACGACCACGCCATATATGAGCCCACCATGTTCACTGACCCGAGTCACCTCGGCAGCCCTACGTCATCGACCTCGCCTACTAAACCGGCCGAATCCGGCCGGTTTAGTACGGTTCGAACCGCACCGTCTACGCCCCGGATGAGTTGCCGGCGATCGTGGCCGAGCACATCCGGTTGCACTGCCCGGGAGACGATCCCGCGCAGTGGTTTGTCCGAGAAACCATGGACCGCAAGGGTCCAATTCACGCGTCCGACCGGACCCGCAAGGCTGCCGGCGAGCTCCTCTGAGGCCTCAAGGACCGGCCCTGACTAGGCGCTGATCCAGTTCCCGTGGAACCCGTAGGGCACGCGCTGTGGCAGTTTGATGGTGGCGACAGGCGTCCCGCCGAAGTCCGACGCATCCAGGATCACGAGGTCGCTGCCGTCACGCTCGGGGTTGTAGACGTAGCCCAGATACCACCCGTTGCTCTCGTCGGCCGGGCCCGCCCCCGGGACGAAGACGGCTTCTCCGGGTCCGCCGGATCCGAGTTCGTGACGCGCGCCGGCACCGGTGGTCAGGTCATGGCGGATCCAGGCGTTGTCCGCGACAGATACCGAGTACCGGGCGGGCAGGCCGGCCAGCCGGTCGTCGATGCGGGGGAACTCCACCCCGAGATCGTCGAGCTGACGCTCGCTGACCGTCCCGGCCGTCAGGTCGATTCGCCATTCCCACAGCAGGCCCTCGACGTCGAATCCGCCGTTGTCGCGCCACAACTCGGGATAACGAACCGCCTGCAGCACAATCGAATTGCCGTCATCGTGGGCGTTGGCCACGTGGAATACGTAGCACGGGTCGATGTCGAACCAGCGGATCGGCGCGTCGGGGTCGTCACGGCGCAGCACACCGAACCGGGCGCCATAGTCATCGCTCCAGCGGTAGGGCATGTCACCTTCACCCTTGACCGCGATGTCCAGGTCGAACACCACGGGCAGGTCCATGAAGATCACATGGCCCGCGGTCATCGCGAAGTCGTGCATCATGGTGTGCGCCTTGACATCCACCGGCCGGTTGATGGTCAGCTCACCGTTGGCGTCGGCGCGGTGATAGGTGACGTAGGGCTCGAAGATGCTGCCGTATCCGAAGAAGTGCAGCTCCCCGGTCGTCGGGCAGATCTTGGGATGCGCGGTCATCGAGTCGACGAGTTTCCCGCCGAAGTCGTAGGCGCCCACGGTTTCCAGGTCGTTGGTGATCTCGTAGGGCAGCGAGGACTCCACCAGCGCCAGGGTCTTGCCCGCGTGGTTGACGACGTGGGTGTTGGCAACGGCGGACCGCAGGTTGCGCGTGCCGTCGGCGTTGTACAGCGGGAAGTCCTTGACGAAGCTGTCGGTGCGGACCCAGCGGTTGCGGTACCACTTGGCCGCGCCGTTCTCGATGCGGACGCCGTGGATCATGCCGTCGCCGGTGAACCAGTGTTCGGTCGCCTGGCGCGGGTTCGGGCCGTTGCGCAGGTACCAGCCGTCGAGCTCGGCGGGGATGGCGCCGTCGACGGGCAGGTCGTACTCGGCGAGTTCGTCGGCAACGGGTGCGTAGTTGCCGCGCCGGAAGAAGTCGGTTTCGCCGATGGGCAGGGCTGAAGTCATGCACTCAACCGTGACATTCCATAACTGACATGTCAATAGTGGACGGTAGACTGCCGGGCATGAGTCTGCGCATGGCGGCACTTGGCCTGTTGGCACAGCACCCCGGCAGCGGGTACGACCTGCTCAAACGGTTCGAGAAATCGATGGCGAACGTCTGGCCCGCCACCCAGAGCCAGCTGTACGGCGAGCTCAACAAGCTGGCCGCCGCCGGCCTGATCGAGGTGTCGGCGATCGGCCCGCGCGGCCGCAAGGAGTATCGGATCACCCCCACCGGCCGCACGGAACTGGAGCGCTGGATCACCAATCCGGCCGATGACCCGCCCGAGCGCAGCGCCGGGCTGCTACGGGTGTTCCTGCTGGGCGAATTGCCCCGCGACCAGGCCCGCGAGCACCTGACAGCGCTGGCCGCGCACGCCGACTCCGAAGTGGTGCGGCTCAAGGAACTGGAGTCCTCCATCCCTTGGTCCGACACCGACGAGGACCTCTACGGCCACGCAGCCTTGGAATACGGCCTGCGCTTCAACGCCATGCAGGCCGAGTGGGCACATTGGCTCACGAAAGCTATCGACAACCGATAGGTTCCGATATATCGTTGACGCATCGGAAGCACGAACCGGCGCTTCCTCCACGACAACGAAGGATTTACTCCAATGACCCACCCATTCAATTCACAAAACGGCGGCTTCGGATTCGTTCCACTCGGCCGCGAAGAGGCCCGCATCATGTTCCGCCAGGCGCGACAGGCCCGCCGGGACATGCGCGAACAGATGCGTGCACAGGCGGATGCGACCCGTGAGCACGGCGTCGACGCCACCTGCCAGACCGGCTTCGGCGGCCCGGGCTTCGGGCCCGGACGCGGCTTCGAATTCGGTTTCGAGCCGCGCGGCGGCTTCGGCTTCGGATTCGGCGGACCCCGGGGGCGGGGTAGCCGGGGCGGACGCCGCGGTCGACGCGGCGACGTCCGTGCCGCCATCCTGACCTTGCTGGCCGAACGGCCCATGCACGGCTACGAGATGACGCAGGAGATCGCCGCCCGCAGCCACAACCTGTGGAAGCCCAGCCCGGGCTCGGTGTACCCGACCCTGCAACTGCTGGTCGACGAAGGTCTGATCACCCCGACCGAAACCGAGGGCAGCAAGAAGACTTTCGAGCTGACCGAGGAAGGCCGTCAGGCCGCAGCCGGGATCGAGACCGCGCCCTGGGACCAGATCACCGAGGACGCCGACCCCGCCGCCATGAACCTCCGCGGCGCCCTCGGCCAGCTGATGGCCGCCGTCGGGCAGTCGAGCTTCACTGCCAGCGAGGACCAGCAACAGCGCATCCTCGACATCGTCAACAACGCCCGCCGCGAGGTCTACCAGGTCCTCGGCGAGGAGTAGCGGCCCGTAGGCTGCCTTTGTGAACAGCCTCGTGACAACCATCGCGCCGGCCGTCGTCGCAGTCTTGACCGCGGCCGGCGCGGTCATCGGACTCCAGTTCCGTGATGTCGACGCCTACGAGCGCCGGCGCAACATCTGGCAGTGGCTTCTTGTCCTGCTCGCCGCCGCCGCGACATTGGGGGCCGTCGGATCGGCCTCCGGTGTGGGAAGCCTCGTCGAGGCCACCATCATGACGGTGGTCGGGGTGGCCGCCGTCGTCCTCGCACACGTGCTGTGGCGGCGGCGTGTTCCCGACGCCGAACCCCGCAACGTCGCGATCGCGACCGCCGCCGCCGCGTGCGCGGTCCTGGTCATCGTCGGCGTCACGACACTGACCTACACCGGGAACAAGGGCTGCCGTCAGGCCGATCCGCTGGTGCAGTCCAGTCGCGCGAGTTCGGGCGCTCTCATGCCGACGATCGAGGCCAACCAGGGTCCGACGGTCGGCGACTTCACCGACTGGGCCAAGATCATCCGCGAGCAGGCCGATCAGGTGACCGACGGCGATGTCGCGCAGCATGCGCACCGAATGGGCGAGCTGGCAGGACAGATCGCCGAGTCGGTCAGGAGTAACGACAAGGCCCAGCACGCACTGCTCGGCAAGGAGTACTACGACGAACTCGGGGCGATCCTGAAGAAGTGCCAGATCCAGGTGACCCGCTAGATCTCGACCCAATCCAGGGTTCGCGAAACCGCCTTGCGCCAACCGGCGTAACCCCCGGAACGCTGCTCGTCATCCCACTGCGGGCTCCACCGCTGACCCTCCTGCCAGTTCGCCCGCAGGTCGTCGGCGCTCTCCCAGAACCCGACCGCGAGCCCGGCCGCATATGCCGCGCCCAGCGCCGTGGTCTCGGCCACCACGGGCTTGACCACCTCGACTCCCAGCACGTCAGCCTGGATCTGCATGCACAGCGCATTCGCGGTGATACCGCCGTCCACCTTCAGAACCTCAAGGTGCACACCGGAATCGGCTTCCATGGCCTCGACCACGTCGCGGCTCTGGTAGCAGATCGCCTCAAGGGTGGCCCGCGCCAGGTGAGCGTTGGTGTTGAAGCGCGACAGGCCGACGATGACGCCCCGCGCGTCGGAGCGCCAGTATGGGGCGAACAGCCCGGAGAACGCCGGAACGAAGTAGACGCCGCCGTTGTCGGCCACCTGCCTGGCCAGCGCCTCACTCTGCGCCGCACCGCTGATGATGCCCAGCTGATCGCGCAGCCACTGCACCGCCGAGCCGGTCACAGCAATCGAACCCTCAAGGGCGTAAACCGGTTTCGAGTCGCCGAACTGGTAGCACACCGTGGTGAGCAGTCCGTTCTCCGAACGCACGATCTTCTCGCCCGTATTGAGCAGCAGGAAATTGCCTGTGCCGTAAGTGTTCTTGGCCTCACCGGGCTCCAGGCACACCTGCCCCACCATCGCGGCCTGCTGATCGCCGAGGATTCCGGTCACCGGCACCTGCCCGGCCAGGGGACCGCTGTCGCGGGTGATCCCGTACGAGGCCGGGTACGACGACGGCTTGATCTCGGGCAGCATCTGCCGCGGAATCGAGAAGAACGACAGCAGTTCGTCGTCCCAGTCCAGGGTTTCCAGGTTCATCAACATGGTGCGGCTGGCGTTGGTGACGTCGGTGACGTGCACGCCGCCGCGGTAACCGCCGGTGAGGTTCCAGGTCACCCAGCTGTCGGGCGTACCGAAGATCGCGTCACCGTTCTCCGCATCGCGCCGGACGCCCTCGACGTTGTCCAGGATCCACTGGATCTTGCCGCCCGAGAAATACGTCGCGGGCGGTAGCCCCGCCTTGCGGCGGATCACGTCACCGCGGCCGTCGCGGTCCAGGGCCGCGGCGATACGGTCGGTTCGGGTGTCCTGCCAGACGATCGCGTTGTGGTACGGCCGCCCGGTGTGGCGGTTCCAGACCAGTGTGGTCTCCCGCTGATTGGTGATGCCCAGCGCGGCGAGGTCCCCGGCCACCAGGTTGGTCTTGTTCAGCGCGGTCATGATCGCCGCGGAGGTGCGTTCCCAGATCTCGACCGGGTTGTGTTCCACCCACCCCGCTTTGGGCAGGATCTGCTGGTGCTCGAGTTGATGGCGCCCCACCTCGGCACCGGCGTGATCGAAGATCATGCATCGGGTACTGGTGGTGCCCTGGTCGATTGCAGCTACGAAGTCCGCGGACATTCGTACATGATGGCTTACATGGCTCCCGACCCCTCAGATATCGACCGGATGCCACGGGGCGGGTTCCGCGCGTCGTGCCTGGACCGGCTGCTCGAGACCGACCGGCCGGAGTACCTGGACCGCGACGATGTCGACAGTTCCGTGAAGAACCAGGTGATCGGGGCCCTGGACTGGACCGGCCGGTTCTTCAAGAACCATCAGCGCTTCGCCGCGATCGCGCTCGATCTGGTCGCCGAGGTGCCCGATCCTCGAATCCTGGAGTTGGGCGCCGGACACGGCGGGGTGTCCCGCCAACTGCTGGCCGATCACCCGTCGGCACGGGTCACCGTCACCGACGTCGACCCGCAATCGGTCGCCCGCATCGCCGCGGGTGACCTGGGCAGCCATCCGCGCGCCGAGGTCCGCCAGATGGACGCCACCGCGATCGACGCCGCCGACGGCAGCTACGACCTGGCCCTGTTCGCGTTGTCGTTCCACCACCTGCCGCCGGCTCAGGCCGCGCGGGTGTTCGCCGAGGGCACCCGGGTTGCCGACACCCTGTTGATCATCGACCTGCCGCGCCCGCCGGCCCCTCTGCACCTGCTGCGCCTGGCGACGATGCTGCCCGCGGCGGTGGTGCTCCCGTTCGCGCACGACGGTGTCATCAGCTCACTGCGCAGCTATAGCCCCTCGGCATTGCGCAGCCTTGCCCGCCACGCCGACCCGTCGATCGAGCTCAAGCTGCGCAGCGGACTGAACCTGCCCCAGATCGTCGTCGCCAGACGCGCCCGGTGAATCTCCTCAGGCGCGCCGCTTGACCTGCGGCGCCACCGAGAAGAGATCGGCGACGGTGGAGGCCAGCTCCAGGAACGCCTGCCGGGTGGCCCGGCTCAGGAAGCCGAGGTCCACCTCCGCGCCCTCGGCGAGGTGATCGTCGAACGGGATCACGTGCAGCGCCCGCACCCTGGGCAGGAAATGGTTGGACAGCTGCGCCATGTCGAGCCCGAGCGCACCCGGCCTCGACGCGCTGACCACCACGACCGCCTTCGGCACCAGATGTGAATAGCCGTTGCGCTCAAGCCAATCCAGGGTCGCGAGCGCACTCCGCGCCGAGTCGATGGCAGGCGATGCGACGATCACGATCGCATCCGCCGCGTCGAGCACGCCCGCCATCGCCGAGTGCACCAAACCGGTCCCGCAGTCGGTCAGGATGATGTTGTAGAAGCGCTGCAACACACTCAGCACACCGCGATAGTCGTACTCCGAGAAGGCCTCTGAGGTGGCCGGGTCCCGCTCGGACGCCAAGATCTCCAGACGGCTGGTGCTTTGGGAGGTGTGGCGGCGGATGTCGGAGTAGCGCGATATCCCGTCGTCGAGGAGCACGTCGCGCACGGTGGAATCGCATTCGTTGGGCCCGCGCTGGGCCAGCGTGCCGAAGTCGGGGTTGGCATCCACCGCGATCACCCGGTCCCCACGGGTCGCCGCCAGCGTCGCGCCCAGCCCGATGGTCGTGGTGGTCTTGCCCACCCCGCCCTTCTGGGACAGCAGGGCGATGTTGAACGGTCCGCCGACCACGGGCTGGTTGACCCGATCGATGAGGGTCCGGTGAGTGGACTCCTGCTCGGAGACTCCTGGATTCAGACCGGTGGCCCGGTAAACGGCCTTGCGCCAGCCCGACTTTGGCGTCGGTGCGGCACGGACCAGACCGAGGTCTCCGTTGCTCGGCACCACCGATGAGGGCTGACTCGCTGCGCTCCCCGGCTTGATGGACGTGAACGGAGTCGGTTCCGGCGGCCCGAGCGGGAGCCGCTCGTCATTGCTGTCGGTCATGGCCCTTCCTTCCGTCAACTCGATGCCGTCATGCCGAGCACCTGCTTGAGTGCCGCCCGCATGTCGGCCGGCTCGATCCGCATCAGTTGCGCCTCGTCGAGTTCCGCCAGGTTCGTACCGTGGATCTCGCTGAGCCGGTATTCGCGTTCCTCCTCGGCCGCCTCGATCACGTTTCGCACGAACCGGCCGTTGCCGGCAAGGTCGATACCGGGGCGCAGTTGTCCCGTCGAGTCGAGTGCCTCGCTCTGGCACAGCGTGACGCACGAGCTGACGAGTTCCTCGTAGGCGGCCTCGGACAGTTCCGAATCCCTGGTGCGGGCGACCAGCTTTCCGATGTCCCCGAGTTCGTGGGGACCGTACGAGCCGAACCGGATTCGTTTGGTGAAGCGTGACGCCAGACCGTCATTGGAGGCCAGGAAACGATCGATCTCGGCGTCGTACCCGGCGATGATCACGACCAGGCGGTCGCGATCGTTCTCCATGCGGGCCAGCAAGGTGTCGACCGCCTCACGACCGAAGGCGTCGCCGCCGGACAGCCCGGTCTGGATCAGCGTGTAGGCCTCGTCGATGAACAGCACCCCGTCCATCGCAGAGTCGATCAGCGCGGTCGTCTTGATCGCCGTGCTACCGAGATGCTGGCCGACGAAATCGTGACGCTTGGCCTCCACGATGTTCGGTGTCCGAAGCAGCCCCAGCCCGCAGTAGGTCTGGGCGACCACCCGGGCGATCGTGGTCTTGCCGGTCCCCGGCGGGCCGGTGAACGCCAGGTGCAGGCTGCGCGCCGCCGAGCTGAGCCCCTTGTCTCCGCGAACCTTTGCCAGCATTGCTGCCGACTTCAGTTTGGCGACTTGAAGTTTGACCTCTGACAGGCCGATCTGCCGGTCCAGTTCCTCCTGCGCGGCCCGCAGGTATTCGTTGCCGCGCTCGGACAGATCGTCGGCCATCAGGTCTTCTGCCGACGGCACACTGGCCGGGTCCCAGCGGTCGGAGCGCGAGTCGACGATCTCCTTCGAGGTGATCACCAGGCGGTACTTCGGATCGGCCAGCGCGGCGGCGTTCGCCTCGAATCCCGGGTCCTCGCTGTAGATACGTTCGAAGATCACCCGGGCGTCCTGCTCCTCGCCCATCTCCCGCAGGGTCAGCCCCTTGCAGAACTCCGCAGCCCGCCGGGCCCCCGGTACCGGGCCCTCGATCGCCCGGTCGAGCCGACGGATGCCCTCTCCGAACAGTCCCATCTGCGCGCACGCCGACCCGACCATCAGATCGGCTCCGGCACCGATGTAGCCGTCGGTGAACGATCCCGACCTGCTCAACGCACTCAGTACGTCGGGCCAGCGCTGCGTGGTGAAGTGCAGTACCCCGCGGATGTACGCACAGATCTCCCCGGTGTCACCATCCGCCGGCGTCGTGGTCTGTTCCAGCTTGTCGAGAACCTGCTCGGCTTCGTCGAAATCCTTGGCCTGAATCATGCTGGCCGCGTATGCGAGCCACATCTCGGTCTTGGTGCTCAACGGGTAGTCGAGGTACAGACCGGTCTGGAAGCGTCCACTCAATGCCCGTTGCGGCAGACCGAGTCGGCGCTGCTCGCGGAACAACGAGAGTGTGCTGGTTCGGTACAGGTGGTAGATGACCTCGGGGCTGGTGTCACCGGTGGCGGCGCGACCCAACCACGCATCGCACATGTCCGGGTCGTACTCGGTGGCCCGGCGGAACGCCAGCGCCGCGTACTGCAGGTCGCGCTCGGTCTCCAACCCGTCGATGGGAATGCCGAGCGACAGCACCCCGGCATCGAAAACCCGCTGCGCATCGGTAGATCCACTCATCGGAGGTGACACATCTCCTCACTGCACGGTCAGCCGCGATTCGCCCGCGAGTGTACTAAGTTGAGCAGAATGGCACAGCCGGTGCAGTCACCGGGCGGAACGATTTCGGTGCACACGACCGAACGCGGTCTGCCCATAGCGCTACGCCTCGACCCCGTCGAGTTGAAGAAAGCGCCTGCGCAACTGGCCGATGAGATCATGGCACTGTGCCGCTTGTCGGCGGCGCGCGCCCAGGTCGAGCGCAGGCGGGAGCTGGCCGAAAAGGGTTACAGCACATCGGTCATCGACCCGCTGCGGCTGGCGACCGAAGACGAATTGGCCCGTGCCGAGGACGAGGTCCTCGGTGACGAGGACGACCTTCCGCCGACCTGGGGCAGGTCGGTATGACCAGTCTCGCCGACTCCCTCCTCGCCCGCATCCGTAAACAGCGTGACCTGGTGCAAGCCATGGATGAGCACTGCCAATCGATTTCGGCGCGCGTCACCAGCCGTGACGGGAACGTCAGTGCCGAGGTCGACGGCATGGGAGCGATGACCGGGCTCTGGCTCGGGCCCGGCGCGCACAAGCTGGGCGCCGACGCGCTTGCCAAGCTCATCGTCGAAACCGCCGGCGCCGCTGCACAGGTCGCGTCGGCACGGCAGCAGTACCTCACCGAGGAGTTTGCCCAGCGCATGCAGGAACTCGGCCAGGCGCCGCTGACCCGTTGGGACGGCGGCTCTTTCGAACCC includes these proteins:
- a CDS encoding PadR family transcriptional regulator, translated to MTHPFNSQNGGFGFVPLGREEARIMFRQARQARRDMREQMRAQADATREHGVDATCQTGFGGPGFGPGRGFEFGFEPRGGFGFGFGGPRGRGSRGGRRGRRGDVRAAILTLLAERPMHGYEMTQEIAARSHNLWKPSPGSVYPTLQLLVDEGLITPTETEGSKKTFELTEEGRQAAAGIETAPWDQITEDADPAAMNLRGALGQLMAAVGQSSFTASEDQQQRILDIVNNARREVYQVLGEE
- the eccA gene encoding type VII secretion AAA-ATPase EccA, translating into MSGSTDAQRVFDAGVLSLGIPIDGLETERDLQYAALAFRRATEYDPDMCDAWLGRAATGDTSPEVIYHLYRTSTLSLFREQRRLGLPQRALSGRFQTGLYLDYPLSTKTEMWLAYAASMIQAKDFDEAEQVLDKLEQTTTPADGDTGEICAYIRGVLHFTTQRWPDVLSALSRSGSFTDGYIGAGADLMVGSACAQMGLFGEGIRRLDRAIEGPVPGARRAAEFCKGLTLREMGEEQDARVIFERIYSEDPGFEANAAALADPKYRLVITSKEIVDSRSDRWDPASVPSAEDLMADDLSERGNEYLRAAQEELDRQIGLSEVKLQVAKLKSAAMLAKVRGDKGLSSAARSLHLAFTGPPGTGKTTIARVVAQTYCGLGLLRTPNIVEAKRHDFVGQHLGSTAIKTTALIDSAMDGVLFIDEAYTLIQTGLSGGDAFGREAVDTLLARMENDRDRLVVIIAGYDAEIDRFLASNDGLASRFTKRIRFGSYGPHELGDIGKLVARTRDSELSEAAYEELVSSCVTLCQSEALDSTGQLRPGIDLAGNGRFVRNVIEAAEEEREYRLSEIHGTNLAELDEAQLMRIEPADMRAALKQVLGMTASS
- a CDS encoding YbaB/EbfC family nucleoid-associated protein; its protein translation is MTSLADSLLARIRKQRDLVQAMDEHCQSISARVTSRDGNVSAEVDGMGAMTGLWLGPGAHKLGADALAKLIVETAGAAAQVASARQQYLTEEFAQRMQELGQAPLTRWDGGSFEPERQ
- a CDS encoding PadR family transcriptional regulator, encoding MSLRMAALGLLAQHPGSGYDLLKRFEKSMANVWPATQSQLYGELNKLAAAGLIEVSAIGPRGRKEYRITPTGRTELERWITNPADDPPERSAGLLRVFLLGELPRDQAREHLTALAAHADSEVVRLKELESSIPWSDTDEDLYGHAALEYGLRFNAMQAEWAHWLTKAIDNR
- a CDS encoding LpqN/LpqT family lipoprotein, which encodes MGKFRQLALFVSVIGLSAVGCSSPPASDGDPVAVSQQTSEVSAVPASDDEPRACAESAAPLLKLKSQAPGEPELALPQPDGWVRSTKLDSELIRGIIVNDALRANDFSPNAGVTLEDLTGKVETPQQAFDAELNGVAQVGGTIESQTPSTHCGQPAVIADYRIQGRPATALIVAAKNNDKLYAATLTVQTAEPDNPTYLKDKKTILDGFQLELPKQ
- a CDS encoding class I SAM-dependent methyltransferase, giving the protein MAYMAPDPSDIDRMPRGGFRASCLDRLLETDRPEYLDRDDVDSSVKNQVIGALDWTGRFFKNHQRFAAIALDLVAEVPDPRILELGAGHGGVSRQLLADHPSARVTVTDVDPQSVARIAAGDLGSHPRAEVRQMDATAIDAADGSYDLALFALSFHHLPPAQAARVFAEGTRVADTLLIIDLPRPPAPLHLLRLATMLPAAVVLPFAHDGVISSLRSYSPSALRSLARHADPSIELKLRSGLNLPQIVVARRAR
- the glpK gene encoding glycerol kinase GlpK, with the protein product MSADFVAAIDQGTTSTRCMIFDHAGAEVGRHQLEHQQILPKAGWVEHNPVEIWERTSAAIMTALNKTNLVAGDLAALGITNQRETTLVWNRHTGRPYHNAIVWQDTRTDRIAAALDRDGRGDVIRRKAGLPPATYFSGGKIQWILDNVEGVRRDAENGDAIFGTPDSWVTWNLTGGYRGGVHVTDVTNASRTMLMNLETLDWDDELLSFFSIPRQMLPEIKPSSYPASYGITRDSGPLAGQVPVTGILGDQQAAMVGQVCLEPGEAKNTYGTGNFLLLNTGEKIVRSENGLLTTVCYQFGDSKPVYALEGSIAVTGSAVQWLRDQLGIISGAAQSEALARQVADNGGVYFVPAFSGLFAPYWRSDARGVIVGLSRFNTNAHLARATLEAICYQSRDVVEAMEADSGVHLEVLKVDGGITANALCMQIQADVLGVEVVKPVVAETTALGAAYAAGLAVGFWESADDLRANWQEGQRWSPQWDDEQRSGGYAGWRKAVSRTLDWVEI
- a CDS encoding carotenoid oxygenase family protein — protein: MTSALPIGETDFFRRGNYAPVADELAEYDLPVDGAIPAELDGWYLRNGPNPRQATEHWFTGDGMIHGVRIENGAAKWYRNRWVRTDSFVKDFPLYNADGTRNLRSAVANTHVVNHAGKTLALVESSLPYEITNDLETVGAYDFGGKLVDSMTAHPKICPTTGELHFFGYGSIFEPYVTYHRADANGELTINRPVDVKAHTMMHDFAMTAGHVIFMDLPVVFDLDIAVKGEGDMPYRWSDDYGARFGVLRRDDPDAPIRWFDIDPCYVFHVANAHDDGNSIVLQAVRYPELWRDNGGFDVEGLLWEWRIDLTAGTVSERQLDDLGVEFPRIDDRLAGLPARYSVSVADNAWIRHDLTTGAGARHELGSGGPGEAVFVPGAGPADESNGWYLGYVYNPERDGSDLVILDASDFGGTPVATIKLPQRVPYGFHGNWISA